The Larus michahellis chromosome 2, bLarMic1.1, whole genome shotgun sequence genome window below encodes:
- the BTD gene encoding biotinidase produces MVCTMVDPCWKLSICFFCYQVVSGRVQKEGHYVAAVYEHKSILSPNPTALVDRRSALELMGRNLDIYEQQVVAAARQGAQIIVFPEDGIHGFNFTRSSIYPYLDFIVHSHSVKWNPCREPYLFNDTEVLQRLSCMALKNKIFLVANLGTKQPCEHTDPHCPSDGRYQFNTNVAFNDDGMLVATYRKHNLYFEYAFDTPPEPDYKLFDTPFAGKFGMFTCFDILFFEPAVNLVRQYSLKQIVYPTAWMNQLPLLSAVEFQQAFATAFNVNILAANIHYPTLGMTGSGIYTPVKSFIYHDMEGYGGKLIVAEIPVITTDYKTNLESNERFIKNLHHSCESFTSASMDDQVCFKEGQETPDRVSEIGNEQLPPTFYAEMMYDNFTFVPVWGEKGELQVCANTLCCYLTYQRAVVTDELYALGVFDGLHTVHGTYYVQACALVKCGGLSFSTCGQEVTDATALIDFQLWGNMSTSYIFPLLLTSGITLDYADHMGWKNNHYFISKNRTSSGLLTAALYGRWYEKD; encoded by the exons ATGGTGTGCACCATGGTGGATCCGTGCTGGAAGCTGtccatctgctttttttgttaTCAAGTAGTCTCAGGAAGAGTTCAGAAGGAGGGGCATTATGTTGCCGCCGTGTATGAACACAAGTCCATATTGAGTCCTAACCCGACAGCCCTAGTTGATCGACGGTCTGCGCTGGAACTCATGGGCAGAAACTTAGACATCTATGAACAGCAAGTAGTGGCTGCTGCAAGACAG GGAGCACAGATCattgtttttcctgaagatggAATCCATGGCTTCAACTTTACCAGAAGCTCCATTTATCCTTACTTAGATTTCATTGTGCATTCACATTCTGTGAAGTGGAATCCATGCAGAGAGCCGTATTTGTTCAATGACACAGAG GTTCTTCAGCGTCTGAGCTGCATGGCATTGAAGAACAAAATATTCCTTGTGGCAAACTTAGGGACTAAGCAACCCTGTGAGCACACTGATCCTCACTGTCCATCTGATGGAAGGTACCAGTTCAATACCAATGTGGCATTCAATGATGACGGTATGCTGGTAGCCACATATCGCAAACACAATCTGTATTTTGAATATGCTTTTGATACCCCTCCAGAGCCTGACTATAAACTCTTTGATACCCCTTTTGCTGGCAAATTTGGTATGTTTACTTGCTTTGATATACTCTTTTTTGAGCCTGCAGTGAACCTCGTCAGACAATACAGTTTGAAACAAATTGTATATCCAACTGCCTGGATGAACCAGCTCCCGCTCCTGTCTGCTGTGGAATTTCAACAAGCTTTTGCAACAGCTTTCAACGTCAATATTTTAGCAGCTAATATCCACTACCCTACCTTGGGCATGACAGGGAGCGGCATATACACTCCAGTCAAATCGTTCATCTACCACGACATGGAAGGTTACGGTGGCAAGCTCATAGTAGCAGAAATTCCTGTGATTACCACAGATTACAAAACCAATTTGGAGAGTAATGAACGATTCATAAAGAATTTACATCACTCATGCGAGAGTTTTACAAGCGCCTCAATGGATGATCAAGTTTGCTTTAAGGAGGGACAAGAGACCCCTGACAGAGTATCAGAAATAGGAAATGAACAGTTACCTCCCACGTTTTATGCAGAAATGATGTACGACAACTTTACCTTTGTTCCtgtatggggggaaaaaggagagctCCAGGTTTGTGCCAATACCCTTTGTTGTTACTTAACTTACCAGAGAGCTGTTGTAACCGATGAATTATATGCTTTGGGAGTTTTTGATGGGCTCCATACAGTGCACGGCACATACTATGTTCAGGCCTGTGCCTTAGTAAAGTGTGGTGGTCTCAGCTTTAGCACTTGTGGACAGGAGGTTACAGATGCCACCGCTCTGATAGATTTCCAGCTATGGGGAAATATGAGTACGTCTTACATCTTTCCTTTACTGCTGACATCTGGTATTACTTTGGACTATGCTGATCACATGGGCTGGAAAAACAACCACTATTTCATAAGCAAAAATAGAACATCATCTGGCCTACTGACAGCTGCTCTATATGGACGATGGTATGAAAAGGATTAG